A single genomic interval of Rhizophagus irregularis chromosome 15, complete sequence harbors:
- a CDS encoding uncharacterized protein (SECRETED:cutsite_VDA-VP; SECRETED:prob_0.9552); SECRETED:SignalP(1-20), with protein sequence MSRIFIFAFVLFATLFVVDAVPLEKRKTSFPLCPGFPPDTVGLDVKMTPDPFVPGQEVKLLFASTLPRIQNYF encoded by the coding sequence ATGAgtcgaatttttatttttgcattcGTTTTATTTGCTACGCTTTTTGTGGTCGATGCAGTACCACTTGAAAAAAGGAAAACTTCATTTCCACTATGTCCCGGTTTTCCACCAGATACAGTGGGACTCGATGTAAAAATGACACCTGATCCTTTCGTTCCTGGACAAGAAGTAAAGTTGTTATTTGCGTCTACATTACCAagaatacaaaattatttttaa